One window of Mauremys mutica isolate MM-2020 ecotype Southern chromosome 6, ASM2049712v1, whole genome shotgun sequence genomic DNA carries:
- the CCBE1 gene encoding collagen and calcium-binding EGF domain-containing protein 1 isoform X3: protein MLTSPNENFTWASAYTRRGPAGPGGKAPLHSDYDVCAEAPCEQQCTDNFGRVLCTCYPGYRYDRERHRNREKPYCLDIDECATSNETLCSQICVNTIGSYRCECHEGYIREDDGRTCTKGDKAGLSEKADNVVKAGTCCASCKEFHQIKQTVLQLKQKVALLPNNAADLSKQITGEKVLASNAYIPGPPGQPGHQGPPGAPGPKGSPGFPGSPGPPGQPGPRGSMGPIGPSPDLSHIKQGRRGPVGPPGAPGRDGTKGERGAPGPKGLPGPPGSFDFLLLMMADIRNDIAELQERVFGHRTHSSAEEFPLPQEFTNYHDTVDFGSGEDYKQRIAPKDSRMHKTAHH from the exons atGCTTACCAGCCCGAATGAAAACTTCACTTGGGCTTCAGCCTACACCCGCAGGGGGCCAGCTGGCCCAGGTGGAAAAGCTCCACTACACTCCG ACTACGATGTGTGTGCAGAAGCTCCGTGTGAACAGCAATGCACAGATAACTTTGGACGTGTCCTTTGTACATGTTATCCTGGATATCGGTATGACCGGGAGAGACACAGGAACAGAGAGAAACCCTACTGCCTAG ATATCGATGAGTGTGCCACAAGCAATGAGACTCTCTGCTCTCAAATCTGTGTCAACACCATTGGCAGTTACAGATGCGAATGTCATGAAGGCTATATCCGGGAAGATGATGGGAGGACTTGCACCAAAGGAGACAAAG ctgGGCTTTCTGAGAAGGCTGACAACGTGGTGAAAGCAGGAACCTGTTGTGCCTCTTGTAAGGAATTTCACCAGATAAAGCAGACGGTTTTACAACTAAAACAAAAG gttGCTTTGCTACCAAACAACGCTGCCGACCTTAGCAAACAAATCACTGGTGAAAAGGTGCTTGCATCTAATGCCTATATACCAGGTCCCCCTGGACAACCAGGACACCAAGGCCCTCCAG GGGCCCCGGGACCAAAAGGAAGTCCAGGATTTCCTGGCTCACCTGGACCTCCAGGCCAACCAGGTCCTAGAGGATCAATGGGACCCATTGGACCATCGCCTGACCTATCACATATTAAGCAGGGCAGACGGGGCCCAGTG GGTCCACCGGGGGCACCAGGGAGAGATGGTACCAAG ggggagagaggagcacCAGGACCAAAAGGGCTACCT GGCCCACCAGGCTCGTTCGATTTTCTGTTGCTGATGATGGCAGACATCAGAAATGACATTGCTGAGCTTCAGGAGCGAGTGTTTGGACACAGGACTCACTCATCAGCAGAGGAGTTTCCATTACCTCAGGAATTTACAAACTATCATGACACAGTAGACTTTGGATCTGGAGAGGACTATAAGCAAAGAATTGCACCCAAAGACTCTAGGATGCACAAAACAGCCCATCATTAG
- the CCBE1 gene encoding collagen and calcium-binding EGF domain-containing protein 1 isoform X2: MAQMKCREVCSENKVATSRYPCLKPGGELATCFRKKCCKGYKFVLGQCIPEDYDVCAEAPCEQQCTDNFGRVLCTCYPGYRYDRERHRNREKPYCLDIDECATSNETLCSQICVNTIGSYRCECHEGYIREDDGRTCTKGDKAGLSEKADNVVKAGTCCASCKEFHQIKQTVLQLKQKVALLPNNAADLSKQITGEKVLASNAYIPGPPGQPGHQGPPGAPGPKGSPGFPGSPGPPGQPGPRGSMGPIGPSPDLSHIKQGRRGPVGPPGAPGRDGTKGERGAPGPKGLPGPPGSFDFLLLMMADIRNDIAELQERVFGHRTHSSAEEFPLPQEFTNYHDTVDFGSGEDYKQRIAPKDSRMHKTAHH, from the exons gaaAAAATGCTGTAAGGGTTATAAATTTGTTCTTGGACAATGCATCCCCGAAG ACTACGATGTGTGTGCAGAAGCTCCGTGTGAACAGCAATGCACAGATAACTTTGGACGTGTCCTTTGTACATGTTATCCTGGATATCGGTATGACCGGGAGAGACACAGGAACAGAGAGAAACCCTACTGCCTAG ATATCGATGAGTGTGCCACAAGCAATGAGACTCTCTGCTCTCAAATCTGTGTCAACACCATTGGCAGTTACAGATGCGAATGTCATGAAGGCTATATCCGGGAAGATGATGGGAGGACTTGCACCAAAGGAGACAAAG ctgGGCTTTCTGAGAAGGCTGACAACGTGGTGAAAGCAGGAACCTGTTGTGCCTCTTGTAAGGAATTTCACCAGATAAAGCAGACGGTTTTACAACTAAAACAAAAG gttGCTTTGCTACCAAACAACGCTGCCGACCTTAGCAAACAAATCACTGGTGAAAAGGTGCTTGCATCTAATGCCTATATACCAGGTCCCCCTGGACAACCAGGACACCAAGGCCCTCCAG GGGCCCCGGGACCAAAAGGAAGTCCAGGATTTCCTGGCTCACCTGGACCTCCAGGCCAACCAGGTCCTAGAGGATCAATGGGACCCATTGGACCATCGCCTGACCTATCACATATTAAGCAGGGCAGACGGGGCCCAGTG GGTCCACCGGGGGCACCAGGGAGAGATGGTACCAAG ggggagagaggagcacCAGGACCAAAAGGGCTACCT GGCCCACCAGGCTCGTTCGATTTTCTGTTGCTGATGATGGCAGACATCAGAAATGACATTGCTGAGCTTCAGGAGCGAGTGTTTGGACACAGGACTCACTCATCAGCAGAGGAGTTTCCATTACCTCAGGAATTTACAAACTATCATGACACAGTAGACTTTGGATCTGGAGAGGACTATAAGCAAAGAATTGCACCCAAAGACTCTAGGATGCACAAAACAGCCCATCATTAG